In the Oryza glaberrima chromosome 6, OglaRS2, whole genome shotgun sequence genome, one interval contains:
- the LOC127777217 gene encoding alpha-1,3-arabinosyltransferase XAT3-like isoform X2 yields the protein MKAGERPKLVRGLRQESRRFRLLVIVVGFFLVSLTFVFVSKPDAILFGLNGKLPVEQAPTSILIQQKVNEPSGESRKTSTDALRGDPEVVDDEADVKLKGTGGAGEKEGRVLSEPDPTSEMMEPTHNKEGNDHKSQQETLDNHCGCPNGNDEEREHAEQKHKVTLPTVSNYTIHDAAEDTENAKQEGMNNVQQGSKPLCDFSNFTANVCEMRGDVRIHPTATSVLFMEPEGSQRDEVWKIKPYPRKGDEFCLSHITEVTVKSSKVAPECTKYHDVPAVIFSLTGYTGNLFHDFTDVLVPLFTTASEFNGEVQFLITDMAFWWTIKYQTVLQKLSKYPVIDFSKDDQVHCFKHAIVGLHAYMEFTIDSTKAPHNYSMADFNRFMRGAYSLGRDSVTVLGEYPKIKPRLFIIKRHRTRMFLNLDEIISMAEELGFEVVIDEANVSSDISWFARLVNSVDVMMGVHGAGLTNCVFLPQNATLIQIVPWGGLDWISRTDFGNPAELMGLRYKQYSIDVDESSLTDQYPRDHEIFNNPISFHQRGFDFIRQTFMDKQNVKLDCKRFRPILLEALDNLNP from the exons ATGAAGGCGGGTGAACGGCCGAAGCTGGTCCGGGGCCTCCGGCAGGAGTCGCGGCGGTTCCGGCTGctggtcatcgtcgtcggcttCTTCCTCGTCTCCCTCACCTTCGTCTTCGTTTCCAAGCCCGACGCCATCCTCTTCGGCT TGAACGGCAAGCTTCCGGTGGAACAGGCGCCGACGTCCATCCTGATCCAGCAGAAGGTCAACGAGCCCTCCGGCGAGTCCCGGAAAACCTCCACCGACGCTCTCC GTGGTGACCCCGAAGTGGTTGACGACGAAGCTGATGTGAAACTAAAAG GGACAGGAGGAGCCGGCGAGAAGGAGGGGAGAGTGCTGAGCGAGCCGGACCCGACCAGCGAAATGATGGAGCCGACCCACAACAAGGAGGGCAACGACCATAAATCCCAACAGGAGACGTTAG ataaccattgtggatgccctaatgGGAATGACGAGGAGCGCGAACACGCGGAGCAGAAGCATAAAGTCACCCTCCCAACAGTTTCCAATTACACGATTCATGATGCTGCTGAGGACACTGAAAATGCCAAGCAAGAAG GTATGAATAATGTCCAGCAGGGTAGCAAGCCCTTGTGTGATTTCTCTAATTTCACAGCAAATGTGTGCGAGATGCGTGGTGACGTTAGAATTCATCCAACTGCCACTTCGGTCTTGTTCATGGAGCCTGAAGGTTCGCAGAGGGATGAGGTGTGGAAGATTAAGCCGTACCCTCGGAAAGGGGATGAATTCTGCCTCAGCCATATCACTGAGGTAACCGTGAAATCGAGCAAAGTGGCGCCTGAATGCACCAAATACCACGATGTGCCTGCTGTGATCTTCTCACTGACCGGCTACACGGGGAACCTGTTCCATGACTTCACTGATGTTCTCGTCCCTCTTTTCACGACCGCAAGCGAGTTCAACGGAGAAGTTCAGTTCCTTATAACAGACATGGCATTTTGGTGGACGATCAAGTACCAGACAGTTCTCCAGAAGTTATCCAAGTATCCTGTGATTGATTTCAGCAAGGACGACCAAGTGCACTGCTTCAAGCATGCCATTGTCGGGCTGCATGCCTATATGGAGTTCACAATCGACTCAACCAAGGCACCGCACAACTATTCGATGGCTGATTTCAACAGATTCATGCGTGGAGCTTACTCGCTGGGCAGGGACAGTGTGACCGTGCTCGGTGAGTACCCCAAGATCAAGCCAAGGTTGTTCATCATCAAGAGACACCGTACAAGAATGTTTCTCAACCTGGATGAGATCATTTCCATGGCGGAGGAGCTTGGTTTTGAGGTGGTGATCGACGAGGCCAATGTGAGCTCCGATATCTCCTGGTTTGCGCGGCTGGTTAACTCTGTCGACGTGATGATGGGTGTCCATGGTGCTGGGCTCACAAACTGTGTGTTCCTGCCACAAAATGCGACGCTCATTCAGATAGTGCCATGGGGTGGCCTGGACTGGATATCACGCACCGATTTCGGCAACCCTGCAGAGTTGATGGGTCTGAGGTACAAGCAATACAGCATCGATGTCGACGAGAGCAGCTTGACGGATCAGTACCCTAGAGACCACGAGATTTTCAACAATCCTATCTCATTCCACCAGCGTGGATTCGATTTCATCAGGCAGACTTTCATGGACAAACAGAATGTGAAGCTGGACTGCAAGAGGTTCAGGCCTATTCTCCTGGAGGCACTGGATAATCTAAACCCGTAG
- the LOC127777217 gene encoding alpha-1,3-arabinosyltransferase XAT3-like isoform X1 — MKAGERPKLVRGLRQESRRFRLLVIVVGFFLVSLTFVFVSKPDAILFGLNGKLPVEQAPTSILIQQKVNEPSGESRKTSTDALRGDPEVVDDEADVKLKGTGGAGEKEGRVLSEPDPTSEMMEPTHNKEGNDHKSQQETLGGGGDGESKSTHNGKVREPIDNHCGCPNGNDEEREHAEQKHKVTLPTVSNYTIHDAAEDTENAKQEGMNNVQQGSKPLCDFSNFTANVCEMRGDVRIHPTATSVLFMEPEGSQRDEVWKIKPYPRKGDEFCLSHITEVTVKSSKVAPECTKYHDVPAVIFSLTGYTGNLFHDFTDVLVPLFTTASEFNGEVQFLITDMAFWWTIKYQTVLQKLSKYPVIDFSKDDQVHCFKHAIVGLHAYMEFTIDSTKAPHNYSMADFNRFMRGAYSLGRDSVTVLGEYPKIKPRLFIIKRHRTRMFLNLDEIISMAEELGFEVVIDEANVSSDISWFARLVNSVDVMMGVHGAGLTNCVFLPQNATLIQIVPWGGLDWISRTDFGNPAELMGLRYKQYSIDVDESSLTDQYPRDHEIFNNPISFHQRGFDFIRQTFMDKQNVKLDCKRFRPILLEALDNLNP, encoded by the exons ATGAAGGCGGGTGAACGGCCGAAGCTGGTCCGGGGCCTCCGGCAGGAGTCGCGGCGGTTCCGGCTGctggtcatcgtcgtcggcttCTTCCTCGTCTCCCTCACCTTCGTCTTCGTTTCCAAGCCCGACGCCATCCTCTTCGGCT TGAACGGCAAGCTTCCGGTGGAACAGGCGCCGACGTCCATCCTGATCCAGCAGAAGGTCAACGAGCCCTCCGGCGAGTCCCGGAAAACCTCCACCGACGCTCTCC GTGGTGACCCCGAAGTGGTTGACGACGAAGCTGATGTGAAACTAAAAG GGACAGGAGGAGCCGGCGAGAAGGAGGGGAGAGTGCTGAGCGAGCCGGACCCGACCAGCGAAATGATGGAGCCGACCCACAACAAGGAGGGCAACGACCATAAATCCCAACAGGAGACGTTAG gcggtggaggagacggggagagtaagagcacccacaatggtaaagtaag agagcctatagataaccattgtggatgccctaatgGGAATGACGAGGAGCGCGAACACGCGGAGCAGAAGCATAAAGTCACCCTCCCAACAGTTTCCAATTACACGATTCATGATGCTGCTGAGGACACTGAAAATGCCAAGCAAGAAG GTATGAATAATGTCCAGCAGGGTAGCAAGCCCTTGTGTGATTTCTCTAATTTCACAGCAAATGTGTGCGAGATGCGTGGTGACGTTAGAATTCATCCAACTGCCACTTCGGTCTTGTTCATGGAGCCTGAAGGTTCGCAGAGGGATGAGGTGTGGAAGATTAAGCCGTACCCTCGGAAAGGGGATGAATTCTGCCTCAGCCATATCACTGAGGTAACCGTGAAATCGAGCAAAGTGGCGCCTGAATGCACCAAATACCACGATGTGCCTGCTGTGATCTTCTCACTGACCGGCTACACGGGGAACCTGTTCCATGACTTCACTGATGTTCTCGTCCCTCTTTTCACGACCGCAAGCGAGTTCAACGGAGAAGTTCAGTTCCTTATAACAGACATGGCATTTTGGTGGACGATCAAGTACCAGACAGTTCTCCAGAAGTTATCCAAGTATCCTGTGATTGATTTCAGCAAGGACGACCAAGTGCACTGCTTCAAGCATGCCATTGTCGGGCTGCATGCCTATATGGAGTTCACAATCGACTCAACCAAGGCACCGCACAACTATTCGATGGCTGATTTCAACAGATTCATGCGTGGAGCTTACTCGCTGGGCAGGGACAGTGTGACCGTGCTCGGTGAGTACCCCAAGATCAAGCCAAGGTTGTTCATCATCAAGAGACACCGTACAAGAATGTTTCTCAACCTGGATGAGATCATTTCCATGGCGGAGGAGCTTGGTTTTGAGGTGGTGATCGACGAGGCCAATGTGAGCTCCGATATCTCCTGGTTTGCGCGGCTGGTTAACTCTGTCGACGTGATGATGGGTGTCCATGGTGCTGGGCTCACAAACTGTGTGTTCCTGCCACAAAATGCGACGCTCATTCAGATAGTGCCATGGGGTGGCCTGGACTGGATATCACGCACCGATTTCGGCAACCCTGCAGAGTTGATGGGTCTGAGGTACAAGCAATACAGCATCGATGTCGACGAGAGCAGCTTGACGGATCAGTACCCTAGAGACCACGAGATTTTCAACAATCCTATCTCATTCCACCAGCGTGGATTCGATTTCATCAGGCAGACTTTCATGGACAAACAGAATGTGAAGCTGGACTGCAAGAGGTTCAGGCCTATTCTCCTGGAGGCACTGGATAATCTAAACCCGTAG